In Halobacterium noricense, the genomic stretch GACGGTGTAGCCGAGCATGATGGCGGTGACGACGGTGCCGGTGAGCGCGCGGGAGATTCCGAAGTCGCCGCGGACGAACGCTGTCGACGCGAAGATGGCGTAGAACGCGAGGCTCGCGGTGAACTGCCAGCCGGTCACGAGGCCGACGCCGCGCCACGAACGCATACGCGGTGGTCGAAGCTCCGGACGTATGTGAGTGACCATCCAAACCGCGAGCAAGCGGCGTTACTCGCCGGTTTTCGTGGTGCGTGCTAGCAAAGATGCCACAAACGTTTAACACGAACCGCTACGATGGTTCTCCCGGGTGACCGCACCATGAGTGACTACGAACTTCCACCGCTTCCGTACGACTACGACGCACTCGAACCGCACATCTCCGAGCAAGTGCTGACGTGGCACCACGACACGCACCACCAGGGCTACGTCAACGGCTGGAACAGCGCCGAGGAAACCCTCGAGGAAAACCGCGAGGAGGGTAACTTCTCGTCGTCGCCGGGCGCTATCGGGAACGTAACCCACAACGGCTCCGGGCACATCCTGCACTCCATCTTCTGGAACAACATGAGCCCGAACGGCGGCGGCGAACCCGCCGGCGCGCTCGCCGCGCAAATCGAGGAGGACTTCGGCT encodes the following:
- the sod gene encoding superoxide dismutase, yielding MSDYELPPLPYDYDALEPHISEQVLTWHHDTHHQGYVNGWNSAEETLEENREEGNFSSSPGAIGNVTHNGSGHILHSIFWNNMSPNGGGEPAGALAAQIEEDFGSYEAWKGEFEAAASAAGGWALLVYDSHSEQLRNVVVDKHDKGALWGSHPILALDVWEHSYYYDYGPARGDFVDNFFDVVDWDDVADRYEDVAARFE